accggacgggtacgggtatcataataTTTGTACCCGTTGATACCCATATCtgttatactctaatttaaattttaaaaaattaaaaaaaaacattattaaaacattaacacattgatcttgaatgtgttgttttttatcaattggttttaaaaaaattccatTCCTTTGTAAATtttcattcaacactattttaaatgggttatttgcactttgttttaaatttatgaatgttatgcattgtatttttatttgaatttatggttaaaatatgttgttaaatattataattttcttttgtaaatacatTCGAGTAgccgtgaatattaaaaaagtatgtGGGTATCCGTTATTTGCAGATATGAATGTATTGGGTAGATATTTATCCAACAGATAAGGTACGAGGGAGCTAATACCCGTACCCTATCTGTCCCGTTGACATTCCACCCCGTTGACATTCCtactttttcctctttcttcttaTTGTTTGACTTGCTTGTTTCATATATATGAAATTCACTCAAATCTCTATTATGAATTGAAGTCAATCAAATAATTTCATgtctcacatttaaatatttaaacttttttttatatttttatttattatctttttcacacaaaaatatttgactttcaatttcaaatgtttaattacataaaattttcatttaatagataatataaCAAACTTATCTTTTGTATTCTCTTtgattcttaatttttgttctggatgaaacaatatttaactAGGTTTcgttaatatttgcaaatttaataaagattttggttctcatgaaattttatttggtattctagtgtaaaatgtaaacaattataatttatttcaaagtatttgatatcgaataaacaatcatcctcctaatattgaatatttgataatattatgtttcctttaccgtaacattttattattttataaaaactaatattgaagtagtaagaaaactgGTACGGATATGAGTACAAGAGTATACCCTGTGGGAATGGGGatgaaacaaaagtttgatatccgTTGGGTTTGGATATAGGAATGAGGATGAATTTTCTCTACGAGGATTGATATAGGATaacgaaacccgtccccgtcccgttgtcatccctaaacATATGCCTGTTACCCGATGCGGATGGAATAAAAATGTTACACCCAATGGATGTGAGTGTAAGGATGAGGATGAACTTTTTTTCTGGAAATGGGTATAAGATAATGAAACTCACTCTCATCCCTGTCCTGTCTCGTCCCGTTGTTATCTttagtgtcacatgtcaaaatcTAATGAGTTATCTTCTACCTTGAAACCCTTCTAGTTTTACAAGTGATATGTTTAAGATTTTGATACATGATATTTTCTTGAGTTTGACACATCACATCTTCTTGAGTTTGACACATGATACTtgcaaatataattaatgtcatttaacagaaaaaaactaaattaattttatttatcattattgaAATTCtattgagtaaaaaaatatatgaacgTGAATCACGAATCTAATTATAAAgaccaaattattaattaaatatttttaaaacaaattaaggaAATTCCAACTACCGAACAATCTTAATTCTACTTTTCTGACaaacatttatacatttttgttggaaggaaaaatgatttatcatatattataacttctttttctaaaattatattagaaaatttgTGGTAATTTAGAAGGTGTGGACAAAAGAAGAGATTTTTGCGAAGGTGAAGAAGTAGTGACCATGTAGATACTGAGTCATGCTGATCCCAGTGAGTGATCGTAGCCATTGAATTAAGAATCCTTTTACACGTCAGGAATGAATTATATAGTATTAATTAATATGCAAATATATTATCTGGAAGCAAAGTTTTTGTAGCACATAAAGACAATGAAATTGAAGAGCACCAATGAGTAAATGGTTTTGAGCTTTAGAACATTCAGGTCCACTTACGGAATTCAAAGTCAAAATGAGCTGACTTTCCAGGCCACATGGaaaattgatttgaattttGTGTTGGTGGAGACAACTTCTATCTTTGGAAATAAACTATTTCAGAAGCTAATGGGAATCAGGATCACTTTTTTCATTATCTTCTGAGGTCACAATGCGATATACAAGTAGAATTAGTAAGAGCCAATTCTTGAGGTGTTCAAGGATATGGCTTTTTGTGGACAATTAATCAAACATCTAAAAGTGATTATGATGAGATTACTAGGAACTAATAATATACTATGTCGGAATGATAAAGGACAGGGATATATAATCTAAgttttataaacataaattaggTTTTGTGTTATCCTTAAAGAGTGGTATTAACGTCGACTTTGGCGTTTGTTTGATTCCAAAAGTTATGCGAAGGAAGACGTTCAAAGATGATGGATGCTCCAAGAATCATTTTGTTGATAAAATGATCCAAGCATGATAAGACACTTTTGAAGgctctaattttattttatcttttttactttGGAACAGAGACGTTTCGAAACGTTTCTCTCTGTGGTTTGTATGCAAAATTTTTATATGAGGCATGATGTGGGCATGTTGTGGGGACAAAGGGGTGGTgtgaattttgtttataaaatttgaaaggtTCAAGTTTTCAATGGACCAATGATCGTGGAGAGAATCACCGACCCCTTATGTTTGATGAGACATTTTGAGAATCTACTACATGTATATAGGTAAGACAACTATTACCCCCTACCTatgtttctctctctctctctctctcttctcaaCTTGTcactcaatttttattttcctatcATATGCTCCAAAACAACCACTATTATGCCAACTACATCTTCCACTGTTCATCACCCATACTCTTTTTATTAAAACCTCATTACCCTTCAAATCAACAAACAATAATCATCACTCCACACAACATTTGCAATACTTGTACTATAATCACTACTATAAGcttttcatttcattcaaacactcaaaataataattctCATGCTGCCATGGTGTGTGTGATTTCGTAATTGATTTTCTCATGTAATTTTGTACGTAACATAATTAACTATGCTGAGATAACTTGCTTGTCACTTGTGTATTTTGAACAATTCCACTCACGTGCTTCATTCTTTATTCTAATCACATTACAATACAATACATCATCTATATGTAATCATCGATtaccttttcttttctaatGCTCGTGACCAAGTTGTATAGCCATGTGGCCGAATGGTTTAggattgtgtttttttttttcttttcatacacACTTATTGATTTCGAGGTTCTAATTCGAGTTAGGGCAAGCATTTTCACCGCTCCCTCTAACATTATTGTTTGAACTAGTTTTGGAAATTTTATGTTTGAATGTTTTtcttggaaatattttaatataatttaaaaaataaacaattaaaataaaaaatctataacTACTCAAGTTTTCATGAACTTTTAATTTGGGGTTAATGTCATTAAAACTAAcgactatatttttattagtatttattcTTGTGTCTTCCTTTACTATTTATAAATACCATCCAGGTACATGGAGAAaaagacaacaaacactagagcttttttaaaagtatttttcttttattttttgtattatctCTTAAAACAGTGGTATTCATAAAGTTCGAAGATTTTTCGCTACACTCGATTGATTGCATATTGGGAGAgaaatatatgattttgttttgtccTGTGCAATAGGGACGTTTTCTTTATAAGATTAACGCTGTGTGtgtctcaactcagaccatttctactatttacatcattttttatctattttttattatttttataagaattattgaatctcaatttcattttctttgatCATATACATGTAAgtattattattgctctaatcattatttttatattatttcatatttttattattaattatattatttatttaatcattttttaacatttttagagaaaaaaatttattcatttctaacataaagataatataaaggAAAAGACCAAAGGtacttgttatttttatttttattacttatttatatttatttctaaaattaaaaacaatataaagctGAAGATTTAAAACACATCATATaaactaatatatttattatagttataattaaatcaatatcaGTTAAACCTAACAATTtatatctataattatttttatttttatcgatAAGAATGAAATTACcgataaataaaagatatttttgaagTCGTTTTAATTTTCTCGTAATTCTTACTTGACAAGACAGATTGAtgaatatttaactattttacaGGACACGTTTCTTTATATGTGCAATTTTATAATCTGACACTAACACTAGATCCAATCATCAATTAATGAAGGTACACTTTGCGAATGGTTATGATGTTTGTTTGGGAAATGTGACAACTGTgagattttgttgttgttttagttcatatttaaaaactagagttaagtaaatattttaattttttttaatattattaagaaatatttatagaCTTTTAATTGATTCTGATAACGTTTTAATATCCAACATGACCAAAACAagcttaatattttaaaatatactatgtTTATAATATGGTCCAATAAAAAGCCAAAGGTAAACATTTCCTTAAAATCGGACCCGTAATTGAAGTAATGAAGTTCAAGAAGTCTAATAGTGATTAAACTATGAGGggttattaaataatattgaaaaagcGTAATGCCgtaattttatgatattattttttaaaatgttattttatagattttaacttttaaaggcacataaattactaaataaagAAATACTACATTCTGTTTGTTTGACtgaaaattcatttaaaatgaCAGTTTTTAAATAAGGTTCACTTATATATGATTCTATGATTTTAATCAATATAACAATAGGCGAATGTGTTGATAGAAGTGTCTACTATAACTCCTCAATATAAACAACATAAGATATTTCAATCACAGTACTCGTatgcaaatttaaaaatatacaagaatattcactaataataaaagttcatatctaaaataacataaaattaaaataacatatatcgTACGTtgattttttgcaaaaaaaataaattacatcgTATGTATTAAGAGTTTTATTATCTTAGAGAATTTTCaagttttgattaattttttaaagtttctaAGCTATGATTTGACTTATAGACCAAAAATTCTCAGTATTctgtttttcattcttttttttttctccaaaatcGGTCCATctggtttaaaaattattattataattgaacAAATAGTTGGGAGTGATACAGTAATTTGATTtcgataacattttttatatataaaaaaagttcaacGAATCCAATCATAATTAACAGTTAGATTGAATCAATTATTAGTTTTCCTTTTGTTTGAAGAGAATATATTATatcaaatacataataaaataaatattaaacatcTCATAATATAAAACCCAATATAACCCCAAACGAAACTCAACAACTACATACAGCAAAtcccttacttttttttttcataaacttttaactcattttttttctatcaactatttatcaaaattaattccTCGGTATAAAACATGgggttaataaaataataagaaaacataaatttcaacaaaattgTTCTGATTCTGACCCAAGTTCGTTAGCTATCGTTAGGAATAACCATCGCATTTTTTAGGTATTGTCCGTTTTGGAGAGTTTGAGCTTCGTCacggttttgtccttaaaagacgtcttttaaagacaaaactgtGACGGAACTCAAACACTTTAAAGTGGATAATATCTCAGAAATGCGATAATTGTTACTAATTGTTAGACGAATTTGAgtcgaaataaaaaaaaaaaaaactaatttcaatatagtaaaacaaaaattacattaatataatattttaaaaataatatctcaTATCATGCAAATATAAAAGATACGAtagattgaaaataaaattatacatatttataagtttaattgaaattaaactttttgtAAATTGAATTTGTTATTACCCTCTAACATTTTATCCTCcttaagaaaagacaaaaaggAGAATGAGGGCATCTCTCTTGGTTTCTGAGGCAAAAGATAACgaaatataaaaaagtgaagATTTGTAATATAACGTTAATTGTAGGGTTGTACCTTGAAACTATAGTATATATACCCTATTAATGGTTGAGTTAGATAGGAAGCAGTAGAGTGATTTGAAGTGATTAAGGGAAATGAAGAAGTTGTTTAGggttaattaatataatagagAGGTATCTTAGTGAAATGTAAATTATGGATTGAGTAGAGAGAAAGACGTTGGTGCATGAGAGGCCAATGAGAAAGAGATCCCAGAAAGCAACAAAATAAAACTGGGATTCTCTGATCAAAACTTTTGTCTTCCTAGCATGTGAAGCAGGCCTCTAATTTAATGATAGAGAAGGaagattaattaaataattaattaaaaatgtggaAATAATAGTATAGAAAGAATGACTGGTAGGGGTGTTAAAATGGCAACAACCCTTGACACTGCCTTAACACTGCCACTTTCGAATTAAataatgttgttgatgttggcAGTGGGTATGTGCGTTATCGAAGGCCCATCACCACTCCATGCGTcacttctctctttctctctccatcATGCATGCCAACTGTTTGAAACTTCCAACAACTCACCAACGCCTTCTTCTAATGCACCACCACTTAATCATCCTCAAAGTAGGGCTCCACTACTTCACTTTTCTTCATCTCTTCCTTCCCtccttttcttcatttcttttttctccgTTTACAAGATCATGAATCGACCAATCGTTTTACTAAAGATGATATTGTTCCTTTGGTTTCATAGACTCCACACGACAACAATCTACACCACTTATTATATGTTGAGAATAGTTCAAATGTGAATCAAAAGTCTCACAttagatataataaataaaagtccATAACACTATTGGCTTCAGGTTTTaagtaaaagtggtgtcaaacatcttatatgtataaaactaatagcatttatatatatagaaccATAATCTCTCAATAACGATAACTATAACCcatatgatgaaatataaacCCTACATTACACATGTTATTATTTTACAACTTTTGTAATATGAGACTTACATACTGTAAACTGACATTATCTCTACTTGATGTGAGAATTTCAACACGTTCTTTTTCAcgttaaaacatatatatctcaaacgtttaaaaaatatgtgaCTTATGATTTTCTCCTACTCTTCATAGATGATACATTCATCATTGTTCAATATTATGTCTTTATGTCTAAGATTTACCTTTATAGACACACCAATTAAAATAACACGAcatgcaaaatatatattattatgatgGAAATGTTCACTCTTCATATTATATTCAATATTATGtctttgtatttaaaatttacctTTATAAACAAACCAATTGAAATAACACGACTTGCAAAAGTGTGATATATCCTTTAATATCTTTCGTAAATAATTCAAGTTGaaggtttttttatttatttatttaaatcacgCTCTCCTTCAACAAATGTCCATTTCCATCTATTGCCGTGTTAAAAACttatactaaatttaaatttattttatttcatctaatttaatggttaaaattaattcatagaTAGGGTGGTcgaaaacggtaaaaaaaaaaaaaaaacaagattattggatatttaaatgaagaaaaatgttcaTCCATCTTTCTTTTGAATTGATATGAATCATCATATAAAAGTTTTACTGAACAGTTCTTAATAAGCCATGATTATTGCCTAGTTAGCATGTGAATTATAGTAGAAAGTTGATGTACATAGGGTGTTTTTTGTTCCTCCTAATTTGCACTTTAGAATGAGTGAACTccatttttaattaagaagaaagaagaaggcaATAGGAAAAAGACAAAATCACTTTATATCTGATAGGGTGGGGTTCTTGCACCCGACCACCAACCACAGTGCCTACTTATTAGGCTTAGCTGTAGAATTTCATGTACCATCAACACACACGTACATTAGTTCTCTAACATAAAACCccccaaaaaaaataaatatttgaacacttacgtatattatatatgttattattatatataaataataatgttcGAGATCACCACACACGTTTGGCTTCTTCATCTATcgaaattttctttaattacttCCCCTGTAATTTAACAAAACTTGAAAGACTTAAGAAAAGGGTAAAGCAAGCAATTGAATATAGAAATGTGGTTAGGTTAAGTTGATGAAGGTGATGATGATTGAGATGATGAAGATGAGGATCTTAGTTCATAAGAGATGCACATTGGGAGTTGCAAAATAAGATCCCTTCCATGtgaaaaaatcttaatttaaagtttcatacaattaaaatatttaactgaAAAACAGGATTAAGGGTTTGGGTGATGGGTGATGGGTCACGTGGCAGTTTTCCATGTGCCATAGCAAGGTTGTTCAATCCATTGGCCCTTATTTTGGGACTCATTTAGAGATCCTATGTCACAACCCTTTAAGTGCTTTTCAAGTTCAACAAAAACCCACATATACTCTTCTTGCCTTTTGTCTTTTTTCTATTCTAACACACACAACTCAAACCATTTAGACCTTGCAAGACAAATTCAATGTGGAAGATTAATAGTCAATTAGACCGAGGAAGCACGTTAGCAACTAGCTTCTAAgctattttaatttgatattagtaGCCTGTGGTATTGGATAATGAActtcacataatcaattattatcaATTGGGTCATCTCAATCGAAAAGACAATACATCTTTTTAAAgcaaatatctaaatttatcatGCTCTCATTAATGACAACAACTGTTTAATAATCTAACCCCACTTAATTCCTTTTGCTTCCACATTAGGTTTCCTTGTCTCAtctacatgtttttttttttcttacttctaTTTGTTGTTGTATTATTTAATGATCAAtagaacaaattattattttgtaaactGATATTAAAAATTCACAGAACATATGacttattttgtatttcttaaTTGCATTCCTAATATATACAGAGTGTATTATGCTTTGTGTAGTTGCATTTAATTGTGCATGTGCTTCAACCTTCTTTAAGTGATGGAACGCAGCCATCTTGtaattgttattaaaatataaggaaCAAGTAGTATATTTGAAAACTCACTAAAACAATGGACATTTATGTTGGAAAGTTGAgggattaaattaaaataaagttttgtgtatattattataaagtgGGTTTTTGTCTGCACACGTTATATTTGAAATGGGCCAAACCAAAATGGGCTCAACCGGTTTAGCAAAAAAATCCGTTTTGAAATTTATCATTGAAATTCATTTGATTTGCTTAGAATAGTTTATCCTCAATAACTAGTGATAAGTTTCAATCGATTCACTCAAATGTCTGTAGAGACTCTCACGCACACATTTGTTTTTTAGCTAGCACTAATTATAATGCTTCCAAACCTAAAAGCAATAACTAGCTATTGGTAACCCACGTTAGAGTGTTTTTCAACTGGAAAATCAACATGTTCTTCCTCTCTTAGTAGTTAGTGAGTGACAGTAACAACAAGTGTATATcttctatttttcatttcaacaccaAAAATCTTAATCAAATAAAtcgaaaaaaattattgaaagcCACAGTAAAATTGTATAATCATACAACTACCACATACAAAAACTCTTCACTTCTAATTCTGTAAACTCCCATTCTCCGAAGTTTTATTGTAGTTAAGAAACAGCAAAAATAATCCTAGGCACAACATGTTACAGAGCAACAACCAAAGCATGATGTGACATGGTTACAACTTGCTCTTCCTTAAAGGCCCCATCTCCTTAGCCTTTGCTCTGAGCAACGGCTTCTGTGTCTTCCCAGTAGCTGTCTTCGGCAATGGTCCAAACACAACTGATTTTGGAACCCAATAAGCAGGCATGTGTGACCTACAGAACTTAACTATGTCTTCAACCAAACGCTGCTCATTGCCACCATCCACGTCTCCCTTCAGTGTCACAAACGCACAAGGTGACTCACCCCACTTCTCATCTGGCCTTGCCACCACTGCTGCCTCCAGTATGGCAGGATGAGAGAACAGAACATGCTCTATTTCGACACTGCTAATGTTTTCACCACCCGAGAAGATGATGTCCTTTGACCTGTCTTTGATTTCTATGTATCCATCTTTATGCTTCACAGCCAGATCGCCAGAATGAAACCACCCATTTGCAAACGCCTCCTTATTGGCTCTGGGGTTCTTCAGATACCCTTTCATCACAGCATTGCCCCTCATCATGATCTCACCCACAGTGCCACCATCAGCGGGAACAGGTTCCATGGTTTTTGGGTTCATAACTTCTAGGCCTTCCAAGGCAATGTACCGCACCCCTTGCCTTGCGCTGAGCCGGGCTTGTTTTTCAATAGGAAGTGATTCCCACTCTGGCTTCCGAGCACATATGGTGGAGGGGCCGTAGGTTTCTGAGAGACCGTACGTGTGAGTCACACGAAATCCTTTTTCAGACATTTCAGCAATCATAGACGGAGGAGGAGCAGCACCAGCTGTGTTCACCTTGACGAAAATagttcaagtgtgagtcaaagtcccacGTTAGATagaataaacaaagttaaacactgtataagaataaagacccataacatcATTACCTTAAAGTCTTGGGGTAAAAGTGGTATCAAAtaccttatatgtgtaagactaatataatataactataTGGAATCACAATATCTCAAATGTCTATaaccataaatatataaacccaACACACCTCTACAACATGGGGCAGAGGAAGGATCACTTCTTCAGACGAGGCATTCACTATTGAGTTAAGAACCACTGGTGCTGCACAAAAATGAGTCACTTTGTACTTGGCAATGGCTGCATATACTGCCTTAGCTGTTACCTTTGTTAATGCAAAACCAAATGTTAAAGTTTAACCCAACCATGAAGAACAAAATCACTCACATAAATTTACCTGTCTCATACAAATGTTAGTTCCACAAAGAGCAGCAAGTGTCCAGGGATAGCACCAGCCATTGCAATGAAACATGGGAAGTGTCCACAGATACACAGCACCTTCACTCATTCCCCAGTTAAGAGCTGCACTGAGAGACATGAGATACGCCCCTCGGTGGTGTAACACCACACCCTTAGGACTAGCAGTGGTACCAGAAGTGTAACCAAGAGCAATGCTTTGCCACTCATCCTGAGGAGGCTTCCACTTGAACTCAGGGTCACCACCTTCAAGAAATGTCTCGTACTCAACGGCTCCTCTGGATACACAGTTTTTCAGAACCTTGGGGTGGCAGTTTTCGTCACCAATGACAATTAAAATAGGAGGTTTAAAGGTTTTGCTGTTCTCAGACCAGATTTTCAAGGATTCTTCTGCCACGGAAAAGAACTCTTGGTCCACGATCACTGCTGCTGTCGATGAATGAGCGAGGAGAAAAGCTATTGCTGGAGCGTTGAGACGAATGTTAACTGCGTTCAGCACAGCTCCTGCCATTGGAATTCCAAAATGAGCTTCATAGAAGGCTGGAATGTTGGGTGCAATAACAGCTACCTGATGCCACCATTACATTACAACTCAACACACTTTAATGCAACAAATGACAATAACATAAAATTCATATACGGACTACAAACAAACTATTAGCAGCACCAACACGACCATCATGTTGTTAGGACTACCTTTTAGGGAAGAGACATTCACACTAATAAAACATGTATCGGGATCATGACACCCTCTCCAACCCAAAAATCTTTAtacttctttatatattattgaactTTCTTAAACTTTCAGACTATccttttgatcactaaaataCATTATCTCAACACAGACCCAACTGTTGAGGTTTACCAGAATCAGACATGTTTGTCTCCTTAGTTACCAAGACAAATGATTGGTTTTGATATTACGGTTGGACTATTTATAGGAAGAGATGTACTAAAAAGATTCAACTCTCTGATGAACCATGAGTCAACCATTGAAGAGATCATAGCACCGTCTTCAACAAAAATCCTTAAAATTGTGTGTTTCTATGAGTCTCTtttctttatatactttttcattatatatattgttcaactttcttaaatttttaact
This portion of the Vigna unguiculata cultivar IT97K-499-35 chromosome 6, ASM411807v1, whole genome shotgun sequence genome encodes:
- the LOC114186597 gene encoding acetate/butyrate--CoA ligase AAE7, peroxisomal-like encodes the protein MGVERDIDDLPKNDANHAALTPLWFLERAALVHPTRRSIVHGSRHYTWLQTYQRCRRFASALSNHSIGLPNTVAVIAPNIPAFYEAHFGIPMAGAVLNAVNIRLNAPAIAFLLAHSSTAAVIVDQEFFSVAEESLKIWSENSKTFKPPILIVIGDENCHPKVLKNCVSRGAVEYETFLEGGDPEFKWKPPQDEWQSIALGYTSGTTASPKGVVLHHRGAYLMSLSAALNWGMSEGAVYLWTLPMFHCNGWCYPWTLAALCGTNICMRQVTAKAVYAAIAKYKVTHFCAAPVVLNSIVNASSEEVILPLPHVVEVNTAGAAPPPSMIAEMSEKGFRVTHTYGLSETYGPSTICARKPEWESLPIEKQARLSARQGVRYIALEGLEVMNPKTMEPVPADGGTVGEIMMRGNAVMKGYLKNPRANKEAFANGWFHSGDLAVKHKDGYIEIKDRSKDIIFSGGENISSVEIEHVLFSHPAILEAAVVARPDEKWGESPCAFVTLKGDVDGGNEQRLVEDIVKFCRSHMPAYWVPKSVVFGPLPKTATGKTQKPLLRAKAKEMGPLRKSKL